TCCACCGCCTACACGGTCAGTGTCGACGCCGCGGAAGGCGTGACCACCGGCATCAGCGCCCACGACCGCGCACACACCCTCAACGTCCTGGCGAACCCCGAGTCCACTGCGACGAGCATCATCCGCCCCGGCCACGTGCTGCCGCTGCGCGCCGTCGACGGGGGCGTGCGCGAGCGGAGCGGCCACACCGAGGCGGCTGTCGACCTGATGAAGCTGGCAGGACTCCACCCGGTCGGAGCCATCGCCGAGGTCGTCGCCGAGGACGGCAGCATGATGCGCCTCCCCGGGCTGCTCGAGCTCGGCGCCCGTGACGGCGTGCCGGTCATCACGATCGAGCAGCTCATCGCCCACCTGAACGAGATCGACCCCGCAGGAGCGGCGCCGGTGCACCACCGACGGGTGAGCCTGCGTGCGGATGCGACCGTGCCCACCACGCACGGCTCGTTCCGGTTCCTCGCGTACAAGGACAGGGTCACGGGCACCGACCACATCGCCGTCGTCTCGGGCGAGCTCGGCGAGACGGCTCTGGTGCGGGTGCACTCGGAGTGCCTGACCGGGGAGGCCTTCGGATCGCTCAAGTGCGAGTGCGGCCCGCAGCTGGATGCCGCCCTCGACGCGATCGAGCACGACGGCGGAGTCGTCGTCTACATGCGCGGGCACGAGGGCCGCGGCATCGGGCTGATCAACAAGCTGCGCGCCTACAGCCTGCAGGAGGAGGGGCTCGACACGGTCGACGCCAACCTCGCGCTCGGCCTGCCGGCCGACGCTCGGGACTACGCCGCCGCCGCCGGCATCCTCGCGGACCTGGGCGTGTCGAAGGTGCGCCTGCTCACCAACAACACCGACAAGGTGAACCAGCTGCGCAGCCTCGGCCTCGACGTGGTCGAGCAGGTGCCGCTGATCGTCGGCGTGGGACCGAACAACCATCAGTACCTCGAGACCAAGCGTGACCGGATGGGTCACATCATCGGTGAGGCGGAGCTGGCAGAGGCTCTCGCCGACGGACGGAAGGACGACGCATGAGCGGCGCAGGAGCACCCCAGCACGAGAAGATCGACGGACGAGGGCTCGACGTCGTCGTCATCGCCGGCACCTGGCACGAGACGATCTCGAACGGTCTGATCGCCGGCGCGCAGCGGATCCTGGATGACGCGGGGGCCACGCACCGGCTCGTCCGCGTGCCCGGATCGTTCGAGCTCGCCGTGGCCGCCCAGGCGGCGTTCGCCGGTGGAGCCGACGCCGTCGTCGCGCTCGGCGTGATCATCCGCGGTGGCACCCCGCACTTCGAGTACGTGTCGGCGGCGACCACCGACGGGCTGTCCCGGGTCTCACTCGACGCGGGCAAGCCCGTCGGGTTCGGCGTGCTCACTCTCGACGACGAGAAGCAGGGTCTTGACCGCGCAGGCCTGGAGGGCTCGAAGGAGGACAAGGGTGCGGAGGCAGCGGATGCCGCGCTGCGCACCGCCCTGGTCATCCGCAAGCTGCGAGGCTGAGGTCAGCCTGCCCTTGCTGGCGACCTGACACCTCCCACTCCTACGGTGAGGGTATGGAGACCCTGCGCCACATCGTCCTGTTCGTGCACCTGATCGGCTTCGCCGTGCTGTTCGGCGCCTGGGCGGTGCAGGCCTTCGGCGGGAAGCGCGAGTTCACCCGGCTGATGAGCATCGGCATGACGCTCGCGGCCGTCGCGGGTCTCGCCCTGGCAGCTCCCTGGGGTCTGCCGGAGGGTGCGGAACTGAACTACGCGAAGATCGGCACCAAGCTCGTCGTGCTGCTGGCGATCGGCGCCCTGCTCGGGATCGGCACGTCGAAGCAGCGCAAGTCGGGCGCAGTGCCGGCCGCGATGTTCTGGCTCGTCGGCATCCTCACCGCGCTCAACGCCGGGATCGCGGCGATCTGGCGCTGACGCGCCGCCTCTTTCCCTTCAGCTGCGCAGCGGCACCACCACATCCGCGCCGGCCTCCTCGGTCAACCGCTCCCCCATCTGGGCGAAGGTCGGCTGCGCGATGAACCCACCGGCGAACAGCGCCTGGCCCTGCGCGAAACCCTGCGCCCGGCGGATGTCGTCCTCTCCCACGAACCCGAACACGTCGGCCAGCTCGGCGATGTCGCGGGGTGCGTTGACCCGCATCAGGCCGAGGTTGTCGCACTGCGAGAGCACGTTGGGGTGGATCTTGGTCGGACGCTGCGTCGACAGCAGCAGCCAGAGGCCGAACTTGCGGCCCTCCGCCGCGATCTGCACGAGCTGCTCGGTGACCGCTCTCTCGACGGCGGTCCGGGGATCGGGCGGGCAGATGTTGTGCGCCTCATCGATCACGATGAGGAGCGGGCGCCGACTCTCCCGTTGCGCCCACAGCGCCTCGAGCACCGCGAGCGCCGCGACCTTCGGCTCGGCCGGATGATCGAATCCGCCGAGATCCAGCACAGTCGCCCGCGGCCTCTCATCGACCACGTCGACGACGGATCCGGCTCCCCTGGACCAGAGATCCCACTCGAGCACCTGGAGGTTCTCCATCCGATTGGCGAGGCGGATGTGGGCCGGGTCGCCCGTCGC
This genomic interval from Microbacterium hydrocarbonoxydans contains the following:
- a CDS encoding bifunctional 3,4-dihydroxy-2-butanone-4-phosphate synthase/GTP cyclohydrolase II, which gives rise to MSLSPIPEALEALRAGRPVLVADDENRENEGDVVLSAELATPEWVAWTVRWSSGFICAPMPSDLADSLNLPPMVAASEDARSTAYTVSVDAAEGVTTGISAHDRAHTLNVLANPESTATSIIRPGHVLPLRAVDGGVRERSGHTEAAVDLMKLAGLHPVGAIAEVVAEDGSMMRLPGLLELGARDGVPVITIEQLIAHLNEIDPAGAAPVHHRRVSLRADATVPTTHGSFRFLAYKDRVTGTDHIAVVSGELGETALVRVHSECLTGEAFGSLKCECGPQLDAALDAIEHDGGVVVYMRGHEGRGIGLINKLRAYSLQEEGLDTVDANLALGLPADARDYAAAAGILADLGVSKVRLLTNNTDKVNQLRSLGLDVVEQVPLIVGVGPNNHQYLETKRDRMGHIIGEAELAEALADGRKDDA
- the ribH gene encoding 6,7-dimethyl-8-ribityllumazine synthase encodes the protein MSGAGAPQHEKIDGRGLDVVVIAGTWHETISNGLIAGAQRILDDAGATHRLVRVPGSFELAVAAQAAFAGGADAVVALGVIIRGGTPHFEYVSAATTDGLSRVSLDAGKPVGFGVLTLDDEKQGLDRAGLEGSKEDKGAEAADAALRTALVIRKLRG
- a CDS encoding ATP-binding protein; translated protein: MTDLTIGTLTDEADVSVHLDARRFNRHTFWCGQSGSGKTYALGVVLEQLLLRTELPMLILDPNADFVRLAEARPGSPSAPAAAIAASDIRVFRSGHGPGDKVHARYIDLSPAAKAAVLQIDPIADAEEYNALLHWSVSTTDFSAVEMLREFRATGDPAHIRLANRMENLQVLEWDLWSRGAGSVVDVVDERPRATVLDLGGFDHPAEPKVAALAVLEALWAQRESRRPLLIVIDEAHNICPPDPRTAVERAVTEQLVQIAAEGRKFGLWLLLSTQRPTKIHPNVLSQCDNLGLMRVNAPRDIAELADVFGFVGEDDIRRAQGFAQGQALFAGGFIAQPTFAQMGERLTEEAGADVVVPLRS